TTCATCCTTCGGCGGATTAGTTTTCGAAGCATGATCATTATCACCATACTGAAGTCGTGAGATTACAGTTGCCTCCCCAAATATACGAAGATACACTGTGCGAAGAAAATGCGCCAGCTCGAGGACATTCTTTCCCCTCCACTTCTGGACGCGAGTAAAGTATATATTAAGCAGAGATGGTGCACCCACGTGTGTGAGCATATGCCTACACCtggttgcaaaaaaaaaaaaaaaaaaaaaaacgcccaATTTTTGCGTCTAATATTTTtactgaatttttttaattgttaaaTATACACTTTTATTCcaagttttttttatggaatgtttttttttttttttttttttcaaaagttgAAAACGTAGTTGTAGCAATGttaaaattaatatttttattccccccaaatgtattttctttttacttttttgtcGCCTTCATCCTGTGTGCATAGCGTGAACTATTTGTTTTGTAGTATGGGGGGTGGTCGCACAAGTATGCTTTTCCCCTCTTTGTGGCAAATGCACGAGCAGGAGCATTTCCTCGCTGAAGCGGAACTTGTTAAgcaaacgaaaaggaaaattaaagcAAAATTGTGCCATGTGGCAGGCGTTAgagacaaaacaaaacaaagcGAAACATTTTCAACTTAACAAAAAAGTGGACATGgaggaaagacaaaaatagTTAAGGAGGCATATATCCCTAGGTGATGGATCATATATCGGTGAACGATCAAAATTAGTAAGGAATGGAAGAGCACATgagagaaaagggaaaatcaaaagggaattaaaaaaggtgCCACAGGGAGCGATATCCACATGCGGTCTTCGCAGGTGGGCATAGGCATAATATAACGTGACGTGCCTTATGCAGActccaattttttcccactgtGCTTTTGTTCCACTTCTTGGTAAGGTCTCTTCGAAAAGCTAATACACCCGCCTCTTACTCATGAGCAGCATTCCGAGatcgacattttttttccgttttggtTTTCGCCTCATTCTATATTTGGCTATATACGCTCCAGCAAAATCGTGTTGGCGTTTTATCTCCTGCAGATTGATAGGTAAATTTATAAGCGGGTTAAAACTCTTGTCCTGAAATTCATCTTCATTCTCGTTACAGAGGCTGCTACTGTTAACTGAATTCTGCTCCTCCGTTGTTCTGCTGTTGTTACTGGGAAGGTCACTGCCCGCTGGGAAGTTCCCACTGGGGAATGGTTGCCTCTGATATGACGCTCCATTAGAGGCACAAACAGAGGATGAGGACTCACTATTGTTGGTAACTCCATTTGTTGCTCTGTTATACGACCTTGTGTTCTTATCGCTTGAGATGTGGGACATACCTACGTTCGACATAGTAGTGGCTGCCCCGTTCGAGGCTCCCGCACTGATGGGTAATGCCACTCCCCCACTTGGTGTGACGGCTGGCCATTTGTTCTGTTTGTCTACACCCACCGAGGCACCACCATTGGTTGGGTAGTATCCATGGCTATCGCCTTCTCCTTTATTACACTTTCCCCCACCGGCATGTTCCTCATCCTTATTCGTATTGCTATCCTTTTGATTCCTAATAATTGTAtcaattacattttttatgttagtGTTAATGATTAAGGTATCTGAATTTATAAGCTTCTGACAGTTTGGACACTTCATCATTTGGGATCTACCATCTCCATTCTGTTGGTACCCCAATGAGGACATCTGGGAAGAGGAGTaatcatttttcctttttctgttatACCTGTACAGGCAGCTTTTGCAATATGTTTCCCCACAGCAAGGTAGAGTTGTTGGGGaaatgtacaattttttgcaCAGGAGGCATTTGTACAGATTGGAGAttttgtcttcctcctcgttAGGGTAACTGCTAGTCCCGGTATGATGGGTACTACTGCTAAGGTTCCCGTTAGGGTTAGCACTTGGATTCCCCCTGCCATCTCCACCACGATCACCATCCATGTCAACATTCCTATTATCATTGCTATTCACGCCAAGGTAAATATTAATCTTATCATCAACACTGCGATATAGGTATGCACTCCCACTGACATCTTCAACGTCTTTCATCACTCCATAGCTTCCATCTTTAAGAATATAAATCTGATCATACTTATTAATGTCTTCTGCTTTAATTTTAGTTAAGAAGTTCGTGGGAATTCCTGTGGGTACTTTTATCTTTTTGTTATTGTTAAAAGAACTCATGGGGCAATTCTTAATGCTATGCCCTTTTTTCCCGCACATATGGCAGATGTAATCTGGAGAAACATACTTTGTACTTGTATCTTGGTTGCTCATATTGCTgtaaccatttttttccttctgttgaCCTCTCGAGTTTGTATAAGTACTATGACTCATTGCACTGCCATAGCCACTATTCTGTGGGGCGCCCCTCATTTTGTAGTACTTACTATATGTACCTACCACTCCATTTTGGAAGTGCTGTTCTCCTCCTCTGGGAGCGGAAGACACTGAATTGTATGCATTTAAATTCttcgaaatggaagaagcgGAAGCTGAGGAAGGGGATggtacttttttaaatttattgtTCATATAAAACTGGGAAACACTGTTTTTGTCCcttttataataatttaacATTCTAGATTTGGAAAAATCTGGGCGTTGATTGTAagggttatttttttccatcacttCTTGGATCTTCATgtcttcatcatcctcatTATTCTCTTTCGTACTTACAGCATTTCTGTTGTAGACATTCCATGGCTGTTTACTGCTGTATGGGTAGTTTGCGGTTCGGCTCATCTTGGGCGCTCTGTTTAACTCGGGGCTACTTGGTTTACCCTCGTGCGTCCCTGCGCCTCGGTGGCTTCCGCCTATTCCACCACTATCGTATGCGCTTCCAACCGTGGGAGTGCTTCTTCCCTTATTATCATGCACTTCACTTTGTCTTCCATCGGAGAAGGGCGTAGTTCCCCTCCTGTTGTCCTGCAcacttttgttcctttccaAATAGGCATGATTACTTTTCTGTAGCAGCTCCTTAACCACATCTATATTGCTCCGCTGGATTTCCACGAGCATCTCATTTTGTATGCTTTCATATTCACTCAGCACTCTGTTGTTGTGGTAAAGCAGAACATCCAAGCTGTTTTGTAGGTTCAAGTTGGTTGCCTCGAggatcttcttctttatcgTGTTGTAACTGCACGGGAGGGAGATTCTTAAAATGTTTGCATTTCCCTTGCTCCCCCGAAAATTCCAATAGATGAAGGTGTCGATCATTTTGCTTCACAGTGGTAGAGTCTTAAAGCGTCTCGAGGGGCCAATTAGCGTCCACGTTAGCGATCACTAGTTGACTGTGGGGTACAGGTCCATCAGGCGCGCTGGCGGGTTCTTTCCCCAAAGTAATTCTGCTTCTAACTCTTTGCAAGGTTAGTACTGAAGGATGCCTCGATTGGTTGGTACCCCttgaaaaaacatttcatCTGCATATGTATTACCAGAACGAGGTGcacagaggaaaaaaagaaaaatacctGCGCTTGGGGGGAGGTAACCACAAAGTAAGCACACTAAAGTAGAAACATGAAGACACATACAACTAACGTACTAACACACAGAACTGTTgtaatggagaaaaaaaaaaaaaaaaaaaaaaaagagagaggaaGTTTTGTAGATCTATTACTGtgtattcaattttttttttttttctcctttaaaagTTTACAataagttcattttttattttttccctttttgctcATCTGTAAAGTTTTCACGTTTTGTTTAGAGCAACAGGAAATTTATTCTATATTGATAGATTCGCTGCGTGCTCATTATTTTGTTGTTCTGAGGAGGTTTTTTTCTACTACGCTGTTGCTGGGCGTTGCAGAGAAACTCCTGATGGTTACGCGTTTGGATGTCTTAGTAcaaatgtgcacacatatgtatatacacttatgtatatatatatacatgaatGTAggcgttttttcctttttcttttcttttttctttttttttcctttcagcTTCCTCTCGTTTCGCTATGTGATTGGCAAAAGGACAGAACTTCTGATCGTGAGGGCACTGAATATTCATGCGGTCCGatttcttattccttttttgactTGCAATGGGCGAATAtgtttttcgaaaaaaatgtgcacacgcATAGGATGCAGAGCTATGCGCATGTgggcatatgtacatatgcctGGAACGCGCACGCAATaatgtaaaaaggaaacatcAAAAACAACCACGTGAAATGTGAAGCACGAGCACTCTGTAataaggaaaggagaaaagaaaaaaaaaaaaaaaagaagagaacaaaCTGAACGGGAAACtcacgaaagaaaaaatggaactctTAAAATATCCAGTTGCTGGGGAAAGTGTTCAAAAAATTGCCTTTCTTCTGTTACACATGTGTCCTTCAGTTATACATGTGTTCTAATATGGACACATACGGAAATGGGCGCAGGGGGAGGTAGGCAGTAACACTCATGTGTACacaaatatgtacacatacgtgTATGCCTCCCTGCCTACTTAGGTTAACTCATCTCCCCTTTTGCAGCAAATCCTACTTTGTCCACCATAAGAAGATGGAATGttcttttcccaattttataATGACGTTTCGAGAATTCACAAATGAGCGTATAGCAGTTTTTCTTAGCAGTCACATGAAAAATGTCATTCAGCTGGAACATGCCAAATGGGCAtgtttgtacatatatgcgcacaGTTAGGTAAGCTTACATCTGCGCgcgcacacatatatatatatataggtaatCCTACATAAGAGCGAAGTACACCATTAGCAGCACCTTACAGTGCGGACTaacgaaggaagaaaaaaggggaaaaggtaATTTCGTGTTAATCtactattatatatatgctttatttgtatagtgtatatatacatgttcATGGCCCAATGTGTAcagtaattttttattctaaaTGGAGTTTCATTTGAACAGAGCCTGAAGTTTTGATGTGTACAATAGCACTTTGGATAATGGACGGTTCCTCAGCCTGTAAAGGGGAAATGGGAGTTGAAatatgaaggaaagaacagcACCTAAGTGTGATGTATTCACATCTGCACGTACATAGATGGAGCGCTTTCTTCTAAGCAGTTCGGGTTCCATTTGAAGCAGA
This DNA window, taken from Plasmodium knowlesi strain H genome assembly, chromosome: 13, encodes the following:
- a CDS encoding zinc finger protein, putative, whose protein sequence is MIDTFIYWNFRGSKGNANILRISLPCSYNTIKKKILEATNLNLQNSLDVLLYHNNRVLSEYESIQNEMLVEIQRSNIDVVKELLQKSNHAYLERNKSVQDNRRGTTPFSDGRQSEVHDNKGRSTPTVGSAYDSGGIGGSHRGAGTHEGKPSSPELNRAPKMSRTANYPYSSKQPWNVYNRNAVSTKENNEDDEDMKIQEVMEKNNPYNQRPDFSKSRMLNYYKRDKNSVSQFYMNNKFKKVPSPSSASASSISKNLNAYNSVSSAPRGGEQHFQNGVVGTYSKYYKMRGAPQNSGYGSAMSHSTYTNSRGQQKEKNGYSNMSNQDTSTKYVSPDYICHMCGKKGHSIKNCPMSSFNNNKKIKVPTGIPTNFLTKIKAEDINKYDQIYILKDGSYGVMKDVEDVSGSAYLYRSVDDKINIYLGVNSNDNRNVDMDGDRGGDGRGNPSANPNGNLSSSTHHTGTSSYPNEEEDKISNLYKCLLCKKLYISPTTLPCCGETYCKSCLYRYNRKRKNDYSSSQMSSLGYQQNGDGRSQMMKCPNCQKLINSDTLIINTNIKNVIDTIIRNQKDSNTNKDEEHAGGGKCNKGEGDSHGYYPTNGGASVGVDKQNKWPAVTPSGGVALPISAGASNGAATTMSNVGMSHISSDKNTRSYNRATNGVTNNSESSSSVCASNGASYQRQPFPSGNFPAGSDLPSNNSRTTEEQNSVNSSSLCNENEDEFQDKSFNPLINLPINLQEIKRQHDFAGAYIAKYRMRRKPKRKKNVDLGMLLMSKRRVY